ACcgtgctactgtagctagctaaccgTTTTAACGTATTTGCAAAGTTAGTGAGCAAACGTTAGCTAATTTATTTAGCCACGTCATTTTGGATTACAAATTGACTCAAGATTGTAGCGCCATGGGCACACTGATGTCAAGTTACTCGGGATAATTTGAAACGATTTGGCTAACTAGCCACTTTTACATTATAGCCAACTTTACTGCGCCTGGGAAGTGATGAGTTTCAGTTGCCGAATGTTCGTCAGTACGTCCCCGAAGATGGGACCTATTCGACAGAGACTAGACTTCAACCAGAGTGACGGAGAGGACGATTTCAACAACAGCATTGGAGCCGAGTCGAGTCTCGCCGAAATGGACTCCCCAGTGCAATCGCCGAGACAGAACTCCTACTTAAACCAAGACGTCTGTAACAGCACCACGAAGACCGCTACCGCGGAGGATCGCACTGAACATTGGGATGAGGAGGGATTTGGATGTCTTTTCCCCCTAAAATCACCAGGGACTGACTTGATGAAGGGGTCACTTTCTCCGAGAAAAGGGGCCCGGCCCTACTACAACAGCTCGTCCCCGGAATTTTCCTACaatcaggaggatggaagctCTCCCATTCCCGGTGGTCCCGACACACCGCCCCATAAAACCTTCAGAAAACTCCGGCTATTTGATGTCCCACACACACCTAAGGTTAACTACAGTAACATGTTGTTTTCAAATGATTCTATCAGATCCACAATGTAAGATCAAATTAACTTTTTAAAGTTTTCAGCCAGAGATAACCAGCACTGACTATTTCTGTCTTCAACATGTTTGAACATGAGAAGACATAGTTTGATTATATTACCATGTGTTACAGGCAATGGGATAGATGAGTTTACTCTGAGTCATTGATCTCCTTGTGACTTGTTTTCAATATTTGTATTCATATGACCCTCACCAACTATACACATGTTATTCTTATCTCATGGAATGTTTTGTTTTCCCTTTCAGAGTCTGTTGTCCAGAGCCAGGGCAGTGGCCATAGGATCCACAGTCTGCCGGGTAGGAGTAGGTGTCAACATGAATGGGGACTCAACAGGCAGACCACACACAGACAGCAGGAGTAGACCGGCACCCATGATCAACATCAATCCATTCACCCCTGACTCATTACTGATCCAGAGAGCAACGTTACAAAGGAACAACCGAAAGAGATCACAGAGGAATGAGTAAGAGAAGCACCTTATACTGATGTCATTATTTACCAGGTGTTACATTAGGATTTTGTGGGTGTGGTGGAAGTGGGACTTGAGTTTCCTACGTCCTCAAACAAACTAAATTTCCCCTTTATTTTCTCCAATATCCTAAGGTAGTTGTGGAACTCTTGTCAGAACCATTTTATAAAACTCAAAAGTAGTTGCAGTTAGTGTTGTAAAGTAGATCATATTTTACTACTGTGCCACAACTCAAGTTTATTTTATGACTgttgtgcaaaaaaaaaaaagcatcttAGAATTGGGAGATTCGTATTTCTGTCGGTGTAAATGGAGCATGGCCTATTCTTAGTTGACAATCGATTCCGACATGCTTCTAGATCTAGAGTGTGCATTAAATCAGTTGACTATTGCGTGCTTGTTGGCAGCAACCCAAAGCCACATGGTTACACTCACAATGTGCACTTGTAGGGATTGTCTGCCCTCCAGTGGTTGGAAGGTTATATAACACATTTTGTTTACTTTCCTTTGTCTCTAAAGCTCATGTGGAGAGGACATGGAAGCCAGTGATGCGGAGTGTGAAGAGGACATCATTCCACCATCAAAGGTACATTTTTGTAATCACAAATATACGTTTTACTTGTTATAGTTGTTTATGGCAACTGCTTCGGCCTCTGACCACAATGCACCACAGAGGGCAGTGTGTACGGCACAGTACATCAccgaggccaagcttcctgccatccaggacctctataccaggcggtgtcagggaggccctaaaaattgtcaaagaccccagcctccctagtcatagactgttctctctgctactgcgtGGTACCggagtccaagaggcttctaaaccgCTTCTCCCCTCAAGCCAGAAGACtcatgaacatctaatcaaatggctacccagactatttgggTTGCCCCCccctctacgctgctgctactctgttattatctatgtctagtcactttaactctacctacatgttcatattacctcgacaccggtgtcccctgcacattgactctgtacaggtaccctgtatatatccccgctattgttattttctgctactctttaattatttgttcatatCTCTCACTTTggggggggtattttcttaactgcattgttggttaagggcttgtacgtAAGTGTTTCACTGTaagctgttgtattcggtgcatgtgacaaataaaatttggtttattacacacacactactttagATAAGTGTATAAGCATCTCTGTCCTTTTCTTGCAGAGAATGACTCTTCTGGATAGCAACATGATGTCAAGATATGCCACAGAGTTTCATGAGCTGGAGAAGATAGGATCTGGGGAGTTTGGCTCTGTCTTCAAATGTGTGAAAAGACTCGATGGCTGCATCTATGCCATCAAACGCTCAAAGAAGCCCCTCGCTGGATCTGTAGACGAGTAAGAGAATCTCTTGGATTTTGAAAAGCTGACAATCCAAGTGTAAATTTAAACGCCTTGTTGACCTTAATGCTATGCCATTTTTGTGCTAATATTGTATTCTGTTTTCCTCAGACAGAATGCACTCCGGGAGGTGTATGCCCACGCGGTCTTGGGACAGCACCCCCATGTGGTGAGGTACTACTCTGCCTGGTCAGAGGACGACCACATGCTCATTCAGAATGAGTACTGTAACGGCGGCACACTGGCAGACGTGGTCTCAGAGAACTACAGAACCATGCGCTTCTTCTCTGAGCTGGACCTCAAGGACCTTCTCCTTCAGGTGGCCCGTGGACTGAAGTACATTCACTCCACCTCTCTGGTTCACATGGACATCAAGCCAAGTAAGTAGCTGCAAAGTTTTGCATACAGCTCAGCTATTGAAATCATTTAAAATATTTATGATTTAACACTTGCCGTGCTTTACTTTTCTCAGGCAACATCTTCTTATCCCGAAGGACTGTGGTGTGTGTCGATCAATTTGACGATGATGAAGGACCAAATACAAATGTTGTTTACAAAATAGGTACTTCAACAAAAAAAATCGAATAGAAAACATCATGCAAATGAAACAAGCTAATAATTGAGTGTAGTTGTCAACCAGGCAGATGGATTCTGatgtttttaaatttatttttcccTCAGGTGATCTTGGCCATGTGACCAGAATGGACAATCCTCAAGTTGAAGAAGGGGACAGCAGGTACCTGGCCAATGAAGTCTTACAAGAGGTAATTGGATAACTCCTCCCCATACCACCTCATTTGTTATCCAAAATCATGTGACGTAACAACTGAACCAATGTGTTTTTCAGGACTACAGAAACCTCACCAGGGCGGATATTTTTGCCCTTGCACTGACTGTGATCAGTGCCTCAGGAGCTGAACCACTCCCAACTAATGGTGACAAGTGGCATGACATCAGACAAGGAAAACTTCCTGCGATACCTCAAGTGCTCTCACAGGAATTCCCAAGTTTACTGAAAGTATGACTAGAAATGACCAGggctgcttcccaaatggtacactttccctacatagtgcgcATATTTGACCTGagccctggtcgaaagtagtgcactataaagggtttAGGGTGCCATGTTGGATGCAGTGCTTCATTCTGTAATGGTGGTTTGTGTGCAGGACAAGCAGTAGTAATAATGTTTAATTAGTGGTATTAATGTATTGTGTGCTGCAGTTGATGATCCACCCTGACCCTGCCAGTAGGCCGTCTGCCTCTTCCCTCACCAAGCACCCCGTCCTCCTCACTGCCTCCCGCATGAGCGCTGACCAGCTCCGTGTGGAACTCAACGCAGAGAAGTTCAAAAATGCGCTACTGCAGAAGTACGTACCCTCTTCATATGTCATGTCTCAAGGCTTTCCTTCCTTTTTCATTTATCATATTGTAAGTAGGACTGTTATGGATAATACTACAATATAGTGTTTGTTTTGTGAAGAAATGATGTAATGCTACCTACTTTTTATTGATTCAGGAATCCATTTCAGATGCAATTACTATGTTCTTGGTAGTTATGAATGGCTTCTTTAACAATGTGTTTTTTCCTCGTGCAGGGAGCTGAAGAAGGCCCAGCAGGCCAAAGTAGCCGCAGAGGAGAAGGTTCTGATCTCTGATAGGGTCCTAACGCGCTCTACCCTTCAGTCCAGCAGGAGCTCCAGGCTCATCGGCAAGAAGATGAACCGCTCAGTCAGCCTGACTATCTACTGAGCGGGCCAACTGCCAACCCAAATGGGTATCCGACAGGGTCGTGTTCACTAGATGCGACATGGGGGGGTGGACAGGCCAAAACGGAGTGGGACTACCTGAAATTGTCCAATTAGACATGCTTATTTTTTTGTTGCAAAACTTTTTCCTACTGTGTGctctaatgaatacgaccctggtTGCACTCAACAGTGAACTGGGCAGGCCTCCCTAGGCAGACATGGAGAGATGGGCTTCAGAGTGTCAAAACCGACTGATAGTTCTTACTGTTTGGTACTTGGAAAGGGTTAGTTAGACCATGGACAAAAATTATTTGACTAAAGAGTGAAAGGGTTGTTACCTTCCCAAGCACTTGGCATTTTCTGACAGTTTGTATTAAATAACAAAGCCGATATTTGTTTTTAATGAAATGTGGGCGGATGCTAGAACACTCTGTAGCCAGTGTGAGGGTTTGGGATGGTGTGATACAAATTTGCACCGTAGTCTGTTATACCTGATGTCAGGTAGTGGAACTGGACCATTGACTAGGAATGATACAATGAGCACTTTGAACTTGCCTTATGTAAACTGTtttgctcagttggtagagcatggccttgtaatgccagggttgtgggttcgattctcacgggggaccagtacgaaaaaAAAGTATGAAagtgtatgcactcactactgtaagtcgctctgggtaagagcgtctgctaGATCTAAAAATGCATACTGCTGCTATATATGTTGGTTTGTCTTGAACTGGAGGAGTTCAGTGAATTTATAAATTCCATTCAGATGTTTAGAATAGTTTCAGTAATCAATCTCTTCTTTAAAACATGGTGTTTCGATGTGTTGCATCTGTAATACATTTCCTATCTGAAGTTCATTATGTACTGAGTTGTGTACACTGATTGTTTAAGATGTTTTACTCATGTTAATTATTCATGATGAGTCATCCAATCTGTGTAATGGGTTGGTCGAAGTGGATCATTGTGTCAAGCCCCGGTGTCATTTATTTTATATATGATGCATAGAGCCACTGGACAATTGTTTTAGTAAAGTCAGTATTTTAAGCTTGCACCTAACATCGCGATTGTAGCATTATTGACTCATTTACATGTGTACATGTTTTACAACAATGTAGATTATTTTTACTGCTATTGGCGTCATGTTACTTGTTCCAATTTTAATAAATTCACTCCCGATAATATGGATGCCTTGGAACTGTCATGTTTGTGGATGGATGTTGCTGTAAACAAAAACAACTGGCACTACACATGGTAGTCTGGGAAAGACCGCGTTATCTAAGATAAATTAGAGATGGTGGTCTTTCAGATAATACAAACTTTGTTTCATAGTTTATTGTAAATTGATCGTCTGTACCATTACTTGTTCATTGTTGGGACATGTTTTTATTAAGCTATTATTTGTTGCCAATTGACCGTTTACTCATCACAATTGAATACTGATGAAAGCTTCACAACTATGCGCTATGTAGAGCCCACACTCATTGGGTGATACGGTGTCAGTTTCCTGCTTCGACACTCGATCACGTGACTGTCTTATGTGTCAGTGTCCGAAAAAGTTGCAGCTTTACTTTGACATCGAGCGCACTAGGGGCTACGAACATGGGACTGCTACGAGATGAACTTCTGAAGTCAATATGGCACGCATTCACAGCCTTGGACGTGGATCAAAGTGGGAAAGTGTCCAAATCACAGCTTAAGGTAGGCTTTAAAGCGTAGTAATTAGGCCTACAGTATTATTTCATAATGAAGTCAAATTAACGATTGTTTGCTTTTTGATAAATTAACCGAAATCTAAATTAATTCTAACCGTGGAATATTTTCTCATTTAGCTGATCCGAATATCAGACCCAAACAAAAAGTTCTGAGCAGttggataaaaaaaatatttgaccaTGTATAattcactatacactatactttTGTGTTGCTTCGCTTCCCTCACATTAGGGAATTTTGTGTCAACTGCCAAGTGATAATTCAAGTCGGCAACATCGACAACAAAGTAAAGACAAACTTCTGCTGTCCCTCAACTCACAGGCTACTCAGTTTCTGCTTATATCAGTAGTATTTTCTCTTACTCATGTCTATGTCTAGCATTTTCTCACAAAAACAGGAATAACAATGGTTCTATGGAAATAGCCTTTGTTGATTGACAGATACCCATGAATGTGGGACATGCATGCCTTGATGATAATCTTGCTTTACCCGCGATATTCTGTAATTTGAACAGAATCTACAGTAAAAGTGTTGAGATTGTAAAAGGCAAGGGGCACTGCTTTGGAAGGCTAGGTCTTCttttcctgtctgtgtctgtctgtctgcctggtggTCTGTGTACCAGCCAGGCTCTGATGAAGACACTCCACTAAACATTTACCGACCTCAACGTCTCATGGACGTATTTCTTTGGTCCGTTTTTTGGTGCTGTCTGCACtgactgtatttttttgtgtttcATTTTGGTGCAGTCCAGACAggccttgatttcaacatccaAGGACGTTGGACGTTGATTTTTGGTCCGGACTGGACAAAacctgaaccaatcatagacgtgtATATACATACTTTCGACAtccagaaaataagtattttcaaTGTCTGGAAATGTTGTCTTTTCACCTTTCATTCAGCACCTAAATTCCACCTGAGCTATCGCAACACTGCATAGTGAACTCGGCTCGGGAAATGTTGTCAACCATCCATTGTTAATATTATTTTTCAGACAGTCCAGTCTGTTCGGTTTGTCTAGATTATAGATGTTAATGAGTGGCTTGTTTATAAATATCATAagatttatttttatatatttactTCACTCTACATCTCAACAAGGAACTTTTCAACACCCTTTTTGTAGATGTTTCCAGGAAGGAACAGAAGTAATGCTTGGGCAGCAATGCTTGAACTGAC
The Oncorhynchus nerka isolate Pitt River linkage group LG28, Oner_Uvic_2.0, whole genome shotgun sequence genome window above contains:
- the LOC115113742 gene encoding wee1-like protein kinase 1-A, producing the protein MSFSCRMFVSTSPKMGPIRQRLDFNQSDGEDDFNNSIGAESSLAEMDSPVQSPRQNSYLNQDVCNSTTKTATAEDRTEHWDEEGFGCLFPLKSPGTDLMKGSLSPRKGARPYYNSSSPEFSYNQEDGSSPIPGGPDTPPHKTFRKLRLFDVPHTPKSLLSRARAVAIGSTVCRVGVGVNMNGDSTGRPHTDSRSRPAPMININPFTPDSLLIQRATLQRNNRKRSQRNDSCGEDMEASDAECEEDIIPPSKRMTLLDSNMMSRYATEFHELEKIGSGEFGSVFKCVKRLDGCIYAIKRSKKPLAGSVDEQNALREVYAHAVLGQHPHVVRYYSAWSEDDHMLIQNEYCNGGTLADVVSENYRTMRFFSELDLKDLLLQVARGLKYIHSTSLVHMDIKPSNIFLSRRTVVCVDQFDDDEGPNTNVVYKIGDLGHVTRMDNPQVEEGDSRYLANEVLQEDYRNLTRADIFALALTVISASGAEPLPTNGDKWHDIRQGKLPAIPQVLSQEFPSLLKLMIHPDPASRPSASSLTKHPVLLTASRMSADQLRVELNAEKFKNALLQKELKKAQQAKVAAEEKVLISDRVLTRSTLQSSRSSRLIGKKMNRSVSLTIY